From Halotia branconii CENA392, the proteins below share one genomic window:
- a CDS encoding ABC transporter permease subunit gives MLTGFLEAVFNGVSIGAVLLIAALGLAIIFGLMGVINMAHGELMMFGAYTTFVVQNGCKQLGGVWFEFYIFLALIIAFMFTATVGLVLEKGVIRYLYGRPLETLLATWGVSLIFQQFVRSVNWVLVICLVLFSLFFFGGLWILNSRTNLGRVRNPIVAVILFLSLGITITTGNLLSQTYQQAVTQPWFGAQNVDVTAPTWLQSGMSLGGVQLPFARLFIIALTIICVAVIYLFLQRSRWGLRIRAVTQNRNMSACLGIPTQKVDAITFALGSGLAGVAGCAISLLGSVGPNTGQNYIIDTFMVVVVGGVGNLAGTIVAALGIGTANFLIGSGTLAFLLTPVKPLADLFTFFATTSMAKVMVFALIIVFLQWKPGGIFPQKGRTVDV, from the coding sequence GTGTTAACAGGTTTCTTAGAAGCTGTATTTAATGGTGTTAGTATTGGTGCTGTATTATTAATAGCTGCGTTGGGACTAGCTATTATTTTTGGCTTGATGGGTGTCATCAATATGGCGCATGGCGAATTGATGATGTTTGGCGCTTATACCACATTTGTTGTGCAAAATGGCTGTAAACAATTGGGCGGAGTGTGGTTTGAATTTTATATATTTTTGGCTTTAATAATCGCTTTTATGTTCACGGCTACTGTAGGACTAGTTTTAGAAAAAGGTGTGATTCGTTATCTTTATGGACGACCTTTAGAAACTTTATTAGCAACTTGGGGAGTAAGTTTGATTTTTCAGCAGTTTGTCCGCAGTGTAAATTGGGTATTAGTGATTTGCTTAGTTTTGTTTTCTCTATTCTTTTTTGGAGGTTTATGGATTTTAAATTCTCGCACGAATTTGGGTAGAGTTCGTAACCCAATTGTAGCGGTAATATTATTTTTATCGTTGGGGATAACAATCACAACGGGCAATTTATTGAGCCAAACTTATCAGCAAGCAGTGACTCAACCTTGGTTTGGCGCTCAAAATGTGGATGTCACAGCGCCAACATGGTTACAATCTGGGATGTCTTTGGGTGGTGTGCAATTGCCTTTTGCGAGGTTATTTATTATTGCTTTAACAATTATTTGTGTGGCGGTAATTTATTTATTTTTACAACGTTCTCGTTGGGGATTAAGAATTAGGGCTGTCACCCAAAACCGCAATATGAGTGCTTGTTTGGGTATCCCAACTCAAAAAGTGGATGCGATTACTTTTGCGCTGGGTTCGGGTTTGGCTGGTGTGGCTGGATGTGCGATTAGTTTGCTCGGTTCTGTAGGGCCAAATACGGGGCAAAATTATATTATTGATACGTTTATGGTGGTTGTCGTCGGAGGTGTGGGCAATTTAGCCGGGACGATTGTAGCTGCGTTGGGTATTGGTACGGCTAATTTTTTAATTGGTTCTGGTACTTTGGCTTTTCTTTTAACTCCTGTGAAGCCGTTGGCTGATTTGTTTACTTTTTTTGCGACGACGAGTATGGCGAAGGTGATGGTATTTGCGTTGATTATTGTGTTTTTACAGTGGAAGCCTGGGGGGATTTTTCCGCAGAAGGGGCGTACTGTTGATGTTTGA
- a CDS encoding S-methyl-5'-thioadenosine phosphorylase, producing the protein MAQASIGIIGGSGLYKMDALKDVEEVQVQTPFGSPSDALILGTLDETRVAFLARHGRNHTLLPSELPFRANIHAMKQIGVEYLISASAVGSLKEEAKPLDMVVPHQFIDRTKNRISTFFGEGIVAHIAFGDPICQNLARVLADAIASLNLPKVTLHRGGTYVCMEGPAFSTKAESNLYRSWGATVIGMTNLPEAKLAREAEIAYATLALVTDYDCWHPDHDSVTVDMIIDNLQRNAVNAQKVIQETVKRLSKNPPFSNAHSALQHAILTQLDKAPKAKKEKLELLLRKYL; encoded by the coding sequence ATGGCTCAAGCTAGTATTGGGATTATTGGTGGTAGCGGTCTATACAAAATGGATGCCCTCAAAGATGTGGAAGAAGTGCAAGTACAAACACCTTTTGGTTCGCCTTCTGATGCTCTGATTTTGGGAACCTTGGATGAAACACGAGTAGCTTTTTTAGCGCGTCATGGTCGCAATCATACTCTGTTACCTTCTGAGTTACCGTTTCGTGCCAATATTCATGCTATGAAGCAAATAGGTGTGGAGTATTTAATCTCAGCTAGTGCCGTAGGTTCTTTAAAGGAAGAAGCTAAACCATTAGATATGGTAGTACCTCATCAGTTTATTGACAGGACGAAAAATCGAATTTCGACATTTTTTGGTGAAGGAATTGTTGCTCACATTGCTTTTGGCGATCCGATTTGTCAAAATTTAGCTAGAGTACTAGCCGATGCGATCGCTTCTCTCAATTTACCAAAAGTGACTCTACATCGTGGTGGTACTTATGTATGCATGGAAGGCCCAGCATTTTCAACCAAAGCAGAATCAAATCTCTATCGCAGTTGGGGTGCAACAGTGATTGGCATGACAAATCTACCAGAGGCGAAGTTAGCCAGAGAAGCAGAAATTGCTTATGCAACTTTAGCGCTAGTGACAGATTATGATTGTTGGCATCCAGATCACGATAGCGTGACAGTGGACATGATAATTGATAATTTACAGCGCAATGCCGTCAATGCTCAAAAGGTAATTCAAGAAACTGTCAAGCGCTTAAGTAAAAATCCCCCGTTTAGCAATGCACATTCCGCTTTGCAACATGCAATTTTGACTCAATTAGACAAAGCACCCAAAGCAAAAAAGGAAAAGTTAGAGTTGTTGTTGCGAAAGTATTTGTAG
- a CDS encoding BamA/TamA family outer membrane protein codes for MRVSSATLLTLATLAASNITQKVTAATATTTSENEQTENFIVPAIAEIPTQVKTISSPEIVVAQQFSPTPLELTPKIPVNSPVTPSSPKNPVIENDLVVTAVDVQIVGATEELQQIIRKIIKTQVGGETSQNQLQKDVAAILETDLFASANVNSRSTPAGLNVVYQVQPILVRSLELSGAKALTYQVIQAPFQSQVGKPISPAGLQQAVQQVNQWYTDNGYKLAKVLSIKPNRQGILTVNVAEGLVSNVKFRFVSDEGKTVDSKGEPVMGRTKTDFLQQQLQLKSGQVFQEDTVRQDVQKLYSTGLFETVNVALEGDANKVDLIYELKEYGARAINVGGSYNADQGLIGTLNYQDQNINGANDTLSANLGLSTRDFQFDTRFTSPYRSTDPDRLGYSVNAFRHREISETFDDSIKLANGDKVREGQIGGSISLQRPIDNWDTSLGFNYTRTSIRDRDGNVTPTDVQGNPLSASGTGIDDLTTVSFTATKDQRDNPNNPTQGSLLSLSTEQSVPIGQGNISLNRLQANYSQYTPVKLFNSQQPQVFALNLQAGTVIGDLPPYESFNLGGSNSVRGYDSGDVGNGRSYVLASAEYRFPIIPIVGGVLFADFASDLGSGNTVLGDPAGVRGKSGSGFGYGAGVRLDSPLGLIRADYGINDQGESRVHLGIGQRF; via the coding sequence ATGCGAGTTTCTTCTGCTACACTTCTTACTTTAGCTACTTTAGCAGCTAGTAATATCACTCAAAAAGTTACGGCTGCAACTGCCACAACTACATCTGAGAATGAACAAACTGAAAACTTCATAGTTCCAGCGATCGCAGAAATCCCTACACAAGTCAAGACTATCTCATCCCCAGAAATTGTAGTTGCTCAACAATTTTCCCCTACTCCTTTGGAACTAACTCCCAAGATTCCAGTCAATTCGCCCGTTACCCCATCTTCACCTAAAAACCCGGTAATTGAAAACGACTTAGTAGTTACAGCAGTTGATGTGCAGATAGTAGGAGCAACTGAAGAATTACAGCAGATTATCCGCAAAATTATTAAAACCCAAGTAGGTGGAGAAACCAGTCAAAACCAGCTGCAAAAAGATGTCGCGGCAATTTTAGAAACTGATTTATTTGCCAGTGCTAACGTTAACAGTCGCAGCACCCCAGCGGGATTAAATGTAGTGTATCAGGTACAACCAATACTAGTGCGATCGCTAGAACTTTCTGGGGCTAAAGCACTTACCTATCAAGTAATTCAAGCACCTTTTCAATCTCAAGTCGGTAAACCCATTAGTCCCGCAGGACTCCAACAAGCAGTACAACAAGTAAATCAGTGGTACACCGACAATGGTTATAAACTGGCAAAAGTGCTATCTATTAAACCCAACCGTCAGGGAATCCTCACCGTTAATGTAGCTGAAGGTTTGGTGAGTAATGTCAAATTCCGCTTTGTCAGCGATGAAGGTAAAACCGTTGATAGCAAAGGCGAACCAGTAATGGGACGCACCAAAACCGACTTTTTACAACAGCAACTCCAGCTGAAATCAGGTCAAGTCTTCCAAGAAGATACTGTTAGGCAAGACGTACAAAAATTATATAGTACTGGCTTATTTGAAACTGTGAACGTGGCTTTAGAAGGAGATGCCAATAAAGTTGATTTGATATATGAACTCAAAGAATATGGAGCCAGGGCGATTAACGTAGGTGGTAGTTACAATGCCGACCAAGGGCTAATAGGTACTTTAAATTATCAAGATCAAAATATTAATGGTGCTAACGATACTTTGTCTGCAAATCTGGGTTTGAGTACCCGTGATTTTCAATTTGATACCAGATTTACTAGTCCTTATCGCTCAACTGATCCCGATCGCTTGGGGTATAGTGTAAATGCCTTTCGTCATCGGGAAATCTCAGAAACTTTTGATGACAGCATCAAACTAGCTAACGGCGATAAAGTCCGCGAAGGTCAAATTGGCGGAAGTATCAGCCTGCAACGACCCATTGATAATTGGGATACTTCTTTAGGATTTAATTATACTCGCACCAGTATTCGCGATCGCGATGGTAATGTTACACCTACTGATGTCCAAGGTAATCCTTTATCTGCAAGTGGCACTGGCATTGATGATTTGACTACTGTATCTTTCACCGCCACCAAAGACCAAAGAGATAACCCCAACAATCCCACTCAAGGTTCATTACTTAGTTTGAGTACAGAACAATCTGTACCCATTGGTCAAGGTAATATTTCTCTCAATCGCCTCCAGGCAAATTATAGTCAATATACACCAGTAAAACTATTTAATAGCCAACAGCCACAAGTATTTGCCTTGAATCTCCAAGCAGGGACTGTGATTGGTGATTTGCCACCTTATGAAAGTTTTAACTTGGGTGGTTCCAATTCAGTACGCGGTTACGACTCTGGTGATGTAGGCAATGGTCGCAGTTATGTCTTAGCTTCCGCAGAATACCGCTTCCCCATTATACCAATAGTCGGAGGTGTATTATTTGCTGACTTTGCTTCCGATTTAGGCTCTGGCAATACCGTATTGGGAGATCCCGCAGGCGTGCGCGGTAAATCTGGTTCTGGTTTTGGTTATGGGGCTGGGGTACGTTTAGACTCACCTTTGGGTTTAATTAGGGCTGATTATGGTATTAATGACCAAGGAGAAAGCAGAGTGCATTTAGGTATAGGGCAGCGATTTTAA
- the urtC gene encoding urea ABC transporter permease subunit UrtC translates to MKKKGGRLIEVGVVIAIALFLIIIMPLVLSEFRLNLLGRFLCLAIVALGIDLIWGYTGLLSLGHGIFFGLGGYAIAMYLKLQVPKGELPDFMGLYGVTELPWFWQPFYSFPISVVAVVLIPGLLAGLLGYLVFRNRIKGVYFSILTQAGTIVFFNFFNGQQKLFNGTNGLIDFTTLFGATVSDAKTQFIFYTLTVVFLAVTYGICRWLTSGRFGKLLIAIRDDESRVRFSGYDPTDFKVLVFAVSGAIAGIAGAFYTIQSGSVSPRAMDIAFSIEMVIWVAVGGRATLIGAIVGTLLVNYARTFLSEQFAEIWLFFQGALFLIVVTVLPDGLIGWLRNQNISIFQRRQQIATYPTLEEDPEVQHERQNIGN, encoded by the coding sequence ATGAAGAAGAAGGGAGGAAGGTTAATTGAGGTGGGGGTGGTGATTGCGATCGCACTTTTCCTCATCATCATTATGCCACTGGTACTGTCGGAGTTTCGTCTGAATTTGTTGGGACGATTTCTCTGTTTGGCAATTGTGGCTTTGGGTATTGATTTGATTTGGGGTTATACTGGTTTATTAAGTTTGGGACATGGCATTTTCTTCGGTTTGGGTGGATATGCGATCGCAATGTACCTGAAGTTGCAAGTTCCCAAAGGAGAATTACCTGATTTTATGGGACTTTATGGGGTTACGGAACTTCCTTGGTTTTGGCAGCCTTTTTATTCGTTTCCCATATCTGTAGTTGCTGTGGTACTAATTCCGGGGTTATTAGCGGGATTATTGGGATATTTAGTTTTCCGCAATCGCATCAAAGGAGTTTATTTTTCTATCTTGACTCAAGCCGGAACTATTGTATTTTTCAACTTCTTTAATGGTCAACAAAAATTATTTAATGGCACAAACGGACTGATAGATTTTACAACTTTGTTTGGGGCAACGGTCAGCGATGCCAAAACACAGTTTATTTTCTACACGCTGACGGTGGTGTTTCTCGCAGTTACTTACGGAATTTGCCGCTGGTTGACAAGTGGGCGCTTTGGGAAATTGTTAATAGCGATTCGGGATGATGAAAGTCGGGTAAGATTTTCTGGCTATGACCCTACAGATTTTAAAGTGTTGGTGTTTGCAGTTTCGGGTGCGATCGCTGGCATAGCAGGAGCATTTTATACTATTCAAAGTGGTTCTGTATCACCTAGAGCGATGGATATTGCTTTTTCGATTGAAATGGTAATTTGGGTAGCGGTAGGAGGACGTGCTACTTTAATTGGGGCGATTGTAGGAACTTTGTTAGTTAATTATGCTCGTACTTTTTTAAGTGAACAATTTGCCGAAATTTGGTTATTTTTCCAAGGCGCATTATTTTTAATAGTTGTAACAGTGCTTCCTGACGGGTTAATAGGATGGTTACGTAATCAAAATATTTCTATTTTCCAACGCCGTCAACAAATTGCTACATATCCCACCTTGGAAGAAGACCCAGAAGTGCAACATGAACGCCAAAATATTGGAAACTGA
- the urtA gene encoding urea ABC transporter substrate-binding protein: protein MGRRFNRRKFLIAGSVSLGSTIFLKACVNNSPTATSTPADSPSASPVAAASGNTIKVGILHSLSGTMAISEKSVVDAEKLAIKEINANGGVLGKQIVTITEDGASNWDTFREKATKLIDQDKVPVVFGCWTSASRKNVKPVFESKDQMLWYPVQYEGQECSKNIFYTGAAPNQQIEPSVDWLLKNKGKEFFLVGSDYVFPRTANTIIKAQLAALGGKTVGEDYLPLGNTEVTAIITKIKQALPNGGVIYNTLNGDSNVAFFKQLKGAGLTPDKYPSMSVSIAEEEVKAIGVEYLKDHYAAWNYFQTVDTPANKKFVAAFKKEYGENRVTNDPMEAAYIAVYLWKQAVEKAGTTDIAKVRAAAPGQTLDAPEGKVTMNANHHLSKIVRIGQVRDDGLFDIVYATPSVVDPVPWNQFVKETKGYACDWTDPAKGGKYKKV from the coding sequence ATGGGTAGACGATTTAACCGCCGGAAGTTTTTGATTGCTGGTTCTGTAAGTCTTGGTAGCACTATTTTTCTTAAAGCTTGCGTGAATAACTCTCCAACGGCTACTAGCACACCAGCAGACTCTCCTAGTGCTTCTCCTGTAGCTGCTGCAAGTGGTAATACCATCAAGGTAGGTATTTTGCACTCTCTCAGTGGCACAATGGCTATTAGTGAAAAAAGCGTTGTTGATGCCGAAAAATTAGCTATCAAAGAAATTAATGCTAATGGTGGTGTTTTAGGTAAACAAATTGTAACAATTACCGAAGATGGTGCTTCTAACTGGGATACTTTTAGGGAAAAAGCCACCAAATTAATTGATCAAGATAAAGTTCCTGTAGTTTTTGGTTGTTGGACTTCTGCTAGTCGTAAGAACGTCAAGCCAGTATTTGAAAGTAAAGACCAAATGCTTTGGTATCCAGTGCAATATGAAGGTCAAGAATGTTCTAAAAACATTTTTTATACTGGCGCTGCACCAAATCAACAAATTGAACCTTCTGTTGATTGGTTGTTAAAAAATAAAGGCAAAGAATTTTTCTTAGTTGGCTCTGATTATGTTTTTCCTCGGACTGCTAACACAATTATTAAAGCTCAATTAGCAGCATTAGGCGGTAAAACAGTCGGAGAGGATTACTTACCACTAGGTAACACAGAAGTTACAGCAATCATTACTAAAATAAAGCAAGCTTTGCCTAACGGTGGAGTAATTTACAACACTTTAAATGGAGATAGTAATGTTGCCTTCTTCAAACAATTGAAAGGGGCTGGATTAACACCAGACAAATATCCTTCTATGTCTGTAAGTATCGCTGAAGAAGAAGTTAAAGCAATTGGTGTAGAGTATCTTAAAGATCATTATGCTGCTTGGAATTATTTTCAAACAGTAGACACACCTGCTAACAAGAAGTTTGTCGCAGCTTTTAAGAAAGAGTACGGCGAAAACAGAGTTACAAATGACCCAATGGAAGCAGCATATATTGCAGTTTATTTGTGGAAGCAAGCAGTAGAAAAAGCTGGTACTACAGATATAGCGAAAGTACGTGCAGCAGCACCCGGTCAAACTTTAGATGCACCAGAAGGTAAAGTGACAATGAACGCCAATCATCACTTATCCAAAATTGTGCGAATTGGTCAAGTCAGGGATGATGGTTTATTTGATATTGTCTATGCTACTCCGTCAGTAGTTGACCCAGTTCCTTGGAATCAATTTGTGAAAGAAACTAAGGGATATGCTTGTGATTGGACTGACCCCGCTAAAGGTGGTAAGTACAAAAAAGTTTAA
- a CDS encoding NAD(P)/FAD-dependent oxidoreductase, translated as MKTYDWIVVGAGITGAALAYELAKKDFAVLLLEQNQIPQNATRFSYGGLAYWSGTTPLTRQLCQQARDRYHILSQELDADIQFRELDLLLTIAADIDPQATAISYNRFATPPRLLDVQTACELEPLLNPQAISGALTVKHGHIHPEKTAQAYIQAFTRIGGEMQITQVLQLLPHGVKTTIANYYSANVVICAGGLSRALLKSVGILIKLYFTHAEIIETPSVDLQLSTLVMPANLQRFQLEAESTQIDELWNEPGNELVPPILDAGAVQFLDGSLRLGQISRVLTNPYAEIDSQESEKWLQKSVGQVLPTLQNLPGTWHHCLVAFSNNSLPLIGAIPGFESIHIFSGFSNPLVFTPALAERFANFATGKSDEIIIQLSNNNWE; from the coding sequence ATGAAAACCTACGACTGGATTGTTGTTGGTGCTGGAATTACAGGTGCTGCACTTGCTTACGAACTAGCGAAAAAAGATTTTGCTGTACTGTTGTTAGAACAAAATCAAATACCACAAAATGCAACTCGCTTTAGCTATGGTGGACTTGCTTATTGGTCTGGAACTACACCACTGACTCGCCAATTATGCCAGCAAGCGCGCGATCGCTACCACATTTTATCCCAAGAATTAGACGCTGATATTCAATTTCGAGAATTAGATTTATTACTCACCATTGCAGCCGATATTGACCCCCAAGCAACTGCCATCTCATATAATCGTTTTGCCACACCACCACGTTTACTCGATGTTCAAACAGCTTGTGAGTTGGAACCACTGCTAAATCCGCAAGCAATATCTGGGGCTTTAACTGTCAAACATGGTCATATTCACCCAGAAAAAACAGCCCAAGCCTACATTCAAGCTTTTACGCGCATAGGGGGCGAAATGCAGATTACTCAAGTACTGCAACTATTACCACACGGCGTTAAAACAACCATTGCAAATTACTACAGCGCTAATGTTGTGATTTGCGCGGGTGGACTCAGCCGCGCCCTACTAAAATCAGTTGGTATTCTTATCAAACTGTATTTCACCCACGCAGAAATCATCGAAACTCCATCTGTTGATTTGCAGTTAAGTACCTTAGTTATGCCGGCTAATTTGCAGCGGTTTCAATTAGAAGCTGAATCTACTCAAATTGATGAATTGTGGAATGAACCAGGGAATGAATTAGTACCGCCAATTTTAGATGCAGGTGCAGTTCAGTTTTTAGATGGTAGCTTGCGCTTAGGACAAATTAGCCGCGTTCTTACAAATCCTTACGCCGAGATAGACTCCCAAGAAAGTGAAAAGTGGTTACAAAAAAGTGTTGGACAAGTTTTACCAACGTTGCAAAATTTACCAGGAACTTGGCATCATTGCTTAGTGGCATTTAGTAACAATAGTCTTCCCTTAATTGGTGCTATTCCAGGATTTGAAAGCATTCATATTTTTTCTGGATTTAGTAACCCTTTAGTGTTTACACCAGCCTTAGCAGAACGCTTTGCTAATTTTGCAACTGGCAAGTCAGATGAAATTATAATTCAGCTATCTAATAACAACTGGGAATAA
- the urtD gene encoding urea ABC transporter ATP-binding protein UrtD → MNAKILETENVTVSFDGFKALNQLNFSMDAGELRVVIGPNGAGKTTFLDVITGKVQPTVGRVLFKGKNLRSLPEYKIARLGIGRKFQTPRIYLNLTPRENLEITSNQNKNVFSTLFKSSTNLEKNNIKGLLETIGLTPKADITAGLLSHGEKQRLEIGMLVAQSPDLLLVDEPVAGLTDEETYNIGELLLTLAQSHSILVIEHDMEFVRQIARKVTVLHEGSVLCEGDFEEVQNDSRVVEVYLGKQED, encoded by the coding sequence ATGAACGCCAAAATATTGGAAACTGAAAACGTAACTGTTAGTTTTGACGGATTTAAAGCTTTAAACCAGCTAAATTTTAGTATGGATGCGGGTGAATTGCGGGTAGTAATCGGACCGAATGGTGCGGGAAAGACAACATTTCTAGATGTGATTACCGGGAAAGTTCAACCAACCGTAGGACGAGTTTTATTTAAAGGTAAAAACTTGCGTTCTTTACCTGAATATAAAATCGCACGGTTGGGAATTGGACGCAAGTTTCAAACACCCCGCATTTATTTAAATTTAACGCCACGCGAAAATCTAGAAATTACCAGTAACCAAAATAAAAATGTTTTTTCTACCTTGTTTAAAAGTTCTACTAATCTTGAAAAGAATAATATTAAAGGTTTGTTGGAAACCATTGGTTTAACCCCTAAAGCAGACATCACAGCCGGCTTACTTTCCCACGGAGAAAAACAACGTTTAGAAATTGGCATGTTAGTAGCACAATCACCTGATTTATTACTTGTTGATGAACCGGTAGCGGGTTTAACAGATGAAGAAACCTATAATATTGGCGAATTGCTTTTAACATTAGCTCAGAGTCATTCAATATTAGTAATTGAACACGATATGGAATTTGTACGTCAAATTGCCCGGAAAGTCACGGTACTACATGAAGGTTCGGTACTATGTGAAGGTGATTTTGAAGAAGTTCAAAATGACTCTCGTGTGGTTGAGGTTTATTTAGGAAAACAAGAAGACTAA
- a CDS encoding lipid-A-disaccharide synthase-related protein — MSNVSRISLEPNWQLLVLSNGHGEDMIAVRILAELQQQSNPPDIFALPLVGEGRAYQKLGIPCIGSVRTMPSGGFVYMDGRQLMRDVQGGLVQLTLSQIQAVRRWVSSQKRLGNKTGILAVGDIVPLLFATFSGANYAFVGTAKSEYYVRNEAGLLARKSKAADWENFSGSIYHPWERWLMSRRCCRAVFPRDSLTTEILKQWPIPAFDLGNPMMDGLEITSSSPRFYRADVEQHELARPLTLTLLPGSRPPEAYKNWEIIIIAVSALINSLQEKVVFLAAIAPGLNSKILCQTLQSQDWQLHSESPVPLSDPNALIFKQKDAYLLLTQQAYNECLHWGDVAIAMAGTATEQFIGLGKPAIAIPGGGPQYNSAFAEAQSRLLGASLILIEQPEQITNVLRSLLKNPDNLQIIAENGVRRMGKPGAARRIAECLQERLGKWA; from the coding sequence ATGAGCAATGTATCTCGCATATCCCTAGAGCCAAATTGGCAATTACTGGTGTTAAGTAATGGTCATGGTGAAGACATGATTGCTGTGCGGATTTTGGCAGAACTCCAACAACAATCAAATCCACCAGATATCTTTGCTTTACCTTTAGTAGGTGAAGGACGCGCTTACCAAAAGTTGGGTATTCCGTGTATTGGTTCAGTACGCACTATGCCGTCTGGTGGCTTTGTTTATATGGATGGCCGTCAGTTGATGCGAGATGTTCAAGGCGGTTTAGTGCAACTTACCTTGAGTCAAATTCAAGCTGTCCGTCGGTGGGTAAGTTCTCAAAAGCGTTTAGGCAACAAGACGGGTATTTTAGCTGTAGGAGATATTGTACCGCTGTTGTTTGCTACTTTCAGCGGTGCTAACTATGCTTTTGTCGGCACAGCAAAATCAGAATATTATGTGCGGAATGAAGCGGGGCTTTTAGCCAGAAAATCAAAAGCTGCTGATTGGGAAAACTTTTCTGGTTCTATTTACCATCCTTGGGAACGTTGGCTGATGAGTCGTCGCTGTTGTCGGGCAGTGTTCCCTAGAGATTCACTAACTACGGAAATTTTAAAACAGTGGCCTATCCCAGCTTTTGATTTGGGGAATCCGATGATGGACGGTTTGGAAATTACGTCTTCATCTCCAAGATTTTATCGTGCTGATGTCGAGCAGCATGAATTAGCTCGACCCCTAACTTTAACTTTGCTTCCAGGTTCTCGTCCACCAGAAGCATATAAAAATTGGGAAATTATAATTATTGCTGTGTCTGCGTTGATCAATAGTTTACAGGAGAAGGTAGTATTTTTAGCAGCGATCGCTCCTGGTTTAAATTCTAAAATCCTATGCCAAACTCTTCAATCTCAAGACTGGCAATTACATTCAGAATCTCCAGTACCACTTTCTGATCCTAATGCTTTAATTTTTAAACAAAAAGATGCATATTTGTTGTTGACACAACAAGCTTATAACGAATGTTTGCATTGGGGAGATGTAGCGATCGCAATGGCAGGTACAGCTACAGAACAGTTTATCGGTTTAGGTAAACCTGCGATCGCTATTCCTGGTGGTGGTCCCCAATATAACTCTGCCTTTGCAGAAGCTCAAAGTCGTCTTTTAGGCGCTTCTCTAATTTTAATCGAGCAACCAGAACAAATTACGAACGTGCTGCGATCGCTACTCAAAAATCCCGATAATTTGCAAATAATTGCCGAAAACGGTGTACGACGCATGGGTAAACCGGGGGCAGCACGACGCATCGCTGAGTGTCTACAAGAAAGATTGGGCAAGTGGGCATAG
- a CDS encoding response regulator transcription factor, producing MSEISIILIEDHDLTRMGLRAALQSYSGLKVIGEAANATQGLKLLETAKPDVAVVDIGLPDMDGIELTRKFRRYQAESGQSATKILILTMDHTEDAVLAAFAAGADSYYMKETSINKLTEAIQATHEGNSWIDPAIANVVLQKMRQGIPGESQASDKPKTVKIEALATEYEQVLETYPLTQRELEILELIVAGCSNGQIAEKLYITVGTVKTHVRNILNKLCADDRTQAAVRALRSGLVA from the coding sequence ATGAGCGAAATCAGCATTATTTTAATTGAAGATCATGACCTCACTAGAATGGGACTAAGAGCTGCATTACAGTCTTACAGCGGGTTGAAAGTAATTGGTGAAGCAGCAAATGCCACCCAAGGACTAAAACTTTTGGAAACAGCGAAGCCAGATGTAGCAGTGGTGGATATTGGCTTGCCGGATATGGATGGTATTGAACTTACCCGCAAGTTTAGACGCTATCAAGCAGAGAGTGGGCAATCGGCAACAAAGATTCTCATCCTGACAATGGATCACACAGAGGATGCAGTGCTTGCCGCTTTTGCAGCAGGAGCAGACTCTTATTACATGAAAGAGACTAGCATCAATAAGTTAACAGAGGCAATACAAGCAACCCACGAAGGTAACTCCTGGATTGATCCAGCGATCGCTAATGTAGTTTTACAGAAGATGCGTCAAGGTATTCCTGGAGAAAGCCAAGCATCTGACAAGCCAAAAACAGTCAAGATTGAGGCACTGGCGACGGAATATGAGCAAGTTTTAGAAACTTACCCCTTAACTCAGCGCGAATTGGAAATCTTGGAATTAATTGTTGCTGGGTGTAGTAATGGGCAAATTGCCGAAAAACTTTATATCACCGTTGGTACAGTTAAGACTCATGTCCGTAACATTTTAAATAAACTCTGTGCTGATGATCGTACTCAAGCTGCTGTTCGCGCCTTACGCTCTGGGTTAGTAGCCTAA